In Dermatophilus congolensis, a genomic segment contains:
- a CDS encoding DegT/DnrJ/EryC1/StrS family aminotransferase, with protein MPFIPFGPPDIGEEEVRAAAEAIRSGWLTTGPVAAAFETEFAAALAGNFTTTTPGTPSPPTPAPPPEIHAIAVNSATAGLHLALVALGIGPGDEVIVPTWTFTSTAEVVRYVGATPVLVDVLPTTLNIDLHAAAAAITPHTRAIMPVHFAGLPVARTHLAEFAREHNLAVIEDAAHAFPAVSENINVGLGASEAVVFSFYATKTMTTGEGGMLLTTNPDLANHARMMRLHGISRDAFSRYTESGMSAGPAWKYEVLAPGFKYNLTDPAAAIGRVQLTKAIRMRTRREEIADAYDEAFADLPLQLPPHAPSGDIHARHIYAPHLLDTAPIQRDALIDKLTNHYRIGASVHFIPLHRHPVWRDTIAPDPTVFPVAEDAFSRCFSLPIFSAMTDDQIDRVITAVRQLCGARS; from the coding sequence TTGCCATTTATACCCTTTGGTCCACCAGATATCGGTGAGGAAGAAGTCCGCGCCGCCGCAGAAGCAATCCGGTCCGGGTGGCTCACCACCGGCCCAGTCGCCGCAGCCTTCGAAACCGAATTCGCTGCCGCGCTGGCTGGAAACTTCACAACCACCACACCTGGCACCCCCTCACCCCCTACGCCCGCACCACCCCCAGAAATCCACGCCATCGCCGTCAACTCAGCCACGGCAGGACTACACCTAGCCCTCGTAGCCCTGGGCATCGGCCCAGGTGACGAAGTGATCGTCCCCACCTGGACCTTCACCTCAACAGCAGAGGTAGTCCGCTACGTAGGCGCCACCCCCGTACTCGTCGATGTCTTACCCACCACCTTGAACATCGACCTACACGCCGCGGCCGCAGCGATCACCCCCCACACCCGCGCAATCATGCCGGTCCACTTCGCCGGCCTACCCGTTGCCCGAACACACCTGGCTGAATTCGCCCGAGAACACAACCTCGCCGTCATCGAGGACGCAGCCCACGCATTCCCCGCCGTCAGCGAAAACATCAACGTGGGACTCGGAGCTTCCGAGGCAGTCGTATTCAGTTTCTACGCCACCAAAACCATGACCACCGGCGAAGGTGGCATGCTCCTGACCACTAACCCAGACCTAGCTAACCACGCCCGCATGATGCGCCTGCATGGCATCAGCCGTGACGCGTTCTCTCGCTACACCGAATCCGGCATGTCGGCAGGCCCGGCCTGGAAATACGAAGTCCTCGCCCCCGGATTCAAATACAACCTCACCGACCCCGCCGCAGCGATCGGACGCGTACAACTCACCAAAGCAATACGTATGCGAACCCGCCGCGAAGAAATCGCTGACGCCTACGACGAAGCCTTCGCCGACCTGCCCTTACAGCTACCGCCACACGCACCTTCTGGCGATATCCACGCCCGCCACATCTACGCACCTCACCTGCTAGACACCGCACCAATCCAGCGCGACGCCCTCATCGACAAGCTCACAAACCACTACCGCATCGGAGCCAGTGTTCACTTCATCCCACTGCACCGCCACCCTGTCTGGCGCGACACCATCGCTCCTGACCCCACAGTCTTTCCCGTCGCAGAGGATGCCTTTAGCCGCTGCTTCTCCCTCCCCATCTTCTCGGCTATGACCGACGACCAAATCGACCGCGTCATCACAGCCGTACGCCAACTATGCGGAGCACGCTCATGA
- a CDS encoding sugar transferase, whose translation MKRCTPQSAPPSRTNAWYPPVKRGIDIALAAVGLVITAPLMAGIAIAVTRDSPGPVLFRQQRVGRNGHPFTIMKFRTMTVPASGETHLAVSATGDTRVTRTGAWLRATKLDELPQLLNVLRGEMSLVGPRPEVPEWVEHWSPERAAVILSVRPGITDPASIEFRNEGDLLATVADPADYYVHTLLPRKTARYVDYVRSASLMSDLRILLATVRAVLGRN comes from the coding sequence ATGAAAAGGTGCACTCCCCAGTCCGCCCCACCCAGCCGTACCAATGCCTGGTACCCACCGGTCAAACGTGGCATCGATATCGCTCTCGCCGCTGTGGGGCTCGTGATTACAGCACCGCTGATGGCCGGCATCGCTATTGCAGTGACTCGCGATTCACCAGGACCGGTGCTCTTTCGACAGCAACGCGTTGGCCGCAACGGTCATCCCTTCACCATCATGAAATTCCGCACTATGACTGTCCCCGCCTCAGGAGAAACCCACCTGGCAGTCAGTGCCACCGGTGATACCCGCGTGACCCGCACCGGCGCGTGGTTACGCGCCACCAAACTTGATGAACTTCCCCAACTCCTCAACGTTTTGCGGGGAGAAATGTCCTTAGTCGGACCTCGACCCGAAGTACCTGAATGGGTTGAACACTGGTCACCAGAGCGCGCCGCGGTGATCCTCAGCGTCCGGCCAGGCATCACCGACCCAGCCAGCATTGAATTCCGGAACGAGGGGGACCTGCTCGCTACCGTTGCTGATCCCGCCGACTACTACGTTCACACTCTGCTACCGCGTAAAACCGCCCGGTACGTCGACTATGTGCGCTCCGCCTCGCTCATGAGCGATCTTC